Proteins from a single region of Antechinus flavipes isolate AdamAnt ecotype Samford, QLD, Australia chromosome 2, AdamAnt_v2, whole genome shotgun sequence:
- the NFKBIA gene encoding NF-kappa-B inhibitor alpha, whose protein sequence is MFHILRQSQEENPQEYSMEGPRDGLKKERLLDDRHDSGLDSMKDEEYELMVKELKEIRIQPQEVHAGPPQESWKLQITEDGDTFLHMAIIHEEKTLSLEIIRQVGGDLAFLNSQNNLQQTPLHLAVITKQPGIAETLLKAGCDPELRDFQGNTPLHLACEQGCLAGIGVLTQYCQTQDLLSVLHSTNYNGHTCLHLASIHGYLAVVEHLVSLGADVNAQEPCNGRTALHLAVDLQNPELVSLLLRCGADVNKVTYQGYSPYQLTWGRENTTIQKLLGQLTMENLQTLPESEDEESYDTELEFTEDELLYDDCVIGGQRLAL, encoded by the exons ATGTTTCACATTTTGAGGCAGTCTCAGGAGGAGAACCCCCAGGAATATAGCATGGAAGGCCCCCGGGACGGGCTCAAAAAGGAACGGCTTTTAGATGATCGTCATGATAGCGGCCTAGACTCGATGAAAGATGAGGAATATGAGCTGATGGTGAAAGAGCTAAaggagataaggattcagcctcagGAGGTGCATGCCGGGCCGCCCCAAGAGTCTTGGAAACTACAGATCACCGAGGACGGAGACAC GTTTCTCCACATGGCCATCATTCACGAAGAGAAGACATTGAGTTTGGAAATCATCCGACAAGTGGGAGGGGACTTGGCTTTCCTCAACTCTCAGAACAATCTGCAACAG ACTCCTCTTCACTTGGCAGTGATCACTAAACAGCCAGGGATTGCTGAGACACTCCTAAAAGCTGGCTGTGACCCAGAGCTCAGGGACTTTCAAGGGAATACACCTCTGCACCTTGCTTGTGAGCAGGGCTGCCTGGCTGGTATAGGAGTGCTTACCCAATATTGCCAAACCCAGGACCTCCTCTCAGTGCTTCATTCTACAAACTACAATG GTCACACGTGCCTCCATTTGGCTTCCATCCATGGCTACTTAGCAGTAGTAGAACATTTGGTATCCTTGGGAGCTGATGTCAATGCTCAG GAGCCCTGTAATGGCCGAACTGCCCTCCATCTTGCTGTAGACTTGCAGAATCCTGAACTGGTATCACTTCTTTTGAGGTGTGGGGCTGATGTCAACAAAGTAACTTACCAGGGTTACTCTCCATATCAACTCACTTGGGGCAGAGAGAATACTACTATTCAAAAACTTTTGGGGCAGCTGACCATGGAAAACTTGCAAACGCTTCCAGAGAGTGAAGATGAAGAGAGCTATGATACAGAGTTGGAATTCACAGAGGATGAA ttGCTCTATGATGACTGTGTGATTGGAGGCCAACGGCTAGCATTATGA